The nucleotide window CCGCGAGAGGCGATGTCGGTGCAGACCAAGATGTCGCCGCCATCTTCAAATCGGGCGATGGCCTTACGACGGTCTTTTTTCTCCATGCCTCCATGCAAGAGGTGGATAGTTTTCTTAGGCAATGCCTTGGTGAGCTGGTCGTAGACTTCTTCAGCCGTTTTTTTGAGGTTTACAAACAAGAAACCGGGTCCGCGTACTGTTTCCAGCAACGCCGCTGCGTGAAGAACCTTATCAGCGTAAGGCACGGTGTAGTTGGTCGTTGAGATGTTGTCCCGCAAGCTGTGGGCGCCTTGAAGCTCAATCTCTTGAAATTTGAGGCCAGGGAATGTTGCCCGGCGTATATCAGCGAAGGTTCCAGGCATGGTCGCTGAGAAGAGACCGACCTGTAATTCCGGGGACTGGAGCCGGGACACAAGCGCTTGGCAGTCTGGGAGGAAGCTGGCATCGAAGAGTTGATCTGCTTCATCGAATATCAGGTATCGGGCCATATCAGATTTCAGTTCGCCAGCCTTAAGCGCGCCTAGAATCCGGTTGGGCGAGCCAATAAGCACATCGATTTTCCCCGCCATGGACGAGCGAGTCTGTTTTTGGGTGCTGCCCTTTTTGACCAAACGTATCCGCAGCTTTGCCAGGTGAGCGATAGATTTGAGGATTTTCTCAACTTGAGCACCAAGCTCTTCTGTTGGGCAGATAATCCAGGCGCTGGGCGTGCGTTCTAGAGTATTTTCGACCAAAGCGTCGCTTTCTAGTTTCTTAAGTAGCTCAACTATGGGTAGAGCGTACGCCAGGGTTTTACCCGAGCCTGTTTGAGCCAGAACACTTACGGATTTGCCCTCAAGTAGACGCGGGATAGCCGCAGATTGAACATCTGTGGGCTTGTTGAACCCCGACTCTTCAACAAAGGTATGGAGAGCGGGAAGATTCAGAAGGTCTTTAAACTTGGCCATGGTGGTTTTATATCGCTTCGGCTCGCTTTAAGCCACAACATGAGACCACATCCGAATTGTTAGTCTCGAAAATCGGTGGTATTGTGCCCCGAATACAGCATGTAGAGTAGGACGGTTATGAGAAAGACTTTTAAATTAACGCATCCAAAGCATAAGCGGCCCAGACTTGTCGAAGGCGTTCGGCACGAAGTGAAGAAATACGTGAAGAGGGAGCGCAATAAGAAGCTGCCCGACGGTGTCGATTACTGGGACTTCGATTGCAAGTATGGGCATACCGAGGAAGAAGCTCGGGTCATTCACCTCTCAGAAATCAGCAAGTGCATAGACGAAGTCGACCAACTCGAACTCAGCTCTTTTTACCTTGAGATCCTAGCTAAGCATGGCGTCAGAATGAAGTCCGACAAGCCTAAGGATAAACCTGAAGCGAAGGCTGAAG belongs to Deltaproteobacteria bacterium and includes:
- a CDS encoding DEAD/DEAH box helicase, whose protein sequence is MAKFKDLLNLPALHTFVEESGFNKPTDVQSAAIPRLLEGKSVSVLAQTGSGKTLAYALPIVELLKKLESDALVENTLERTPSAWIICPTEELGAQVEKILKSIAHLAKLRIRLVKKGSTQKQTRSSMAGKIDVLIGSPNRILGALKAGELKSDMARYLIFDEADQLFDASFLPDCQALVSRLQSPELQVGLFSATMPGTFADIRRATFPGLKFQEIELQGAHSLRDNISTTNYTVPYADKVLHAAALLETVRGPGFLFVNLKKTAEEVYDQLTKALPKKTIHLLHGGMEKKDRRKAIARFEDGGDILVCTDIASRGIDIPGLNWVLNYDLPFEPVYYIHRCGRAGRNGAPAEVVNLVTTKDFPLITRINSAIENQSSLKLARVVGKRDAGRKKAASKAKQTTTRKKAARPKAAATPGRAKAKPGKPGRSKSEASRAARAQSKSEKPSRGKPAEGRSGRSQSASAKPARGKTATGKPARSSSPAGKPSRGKPPAGKPSRSRGAAGKPTSRKPTTKSRRKSR